The DNA window CAACGAAAtttatatttttgataaactTATATCACAAAAGTTTATTAGATTGTCCATAGAAATGGAAGGATCAAAAGCACATGACTTTGATTGGTGTCTTTTACAAACGCAAAAATTACTGAGAACGCTAATTTCAGTTGGTCATATAAAGATTAAGCCAGGTGATTCATTGCTTTCTTTTTCAAGTCTCCGGACACTATATTTGGTATCAGTAAATTTTGATGAATTAGGTGAATCATTGTATCaactcaaacacttgaggtatttGTCAATAGAAAATAGTGATACACCTATGCTGCCGAAAAACATTGTCAAGTTGAAATTCTTGCAGTATATTAGCCTTGTAGGttgcaagaatttagttaagcTTCCTAGTAGCATTGGAATGCTGCAACACTTGAGGCATCTTGAAATTAGAGAGAAAAGTATAAATACTATTCCAAAGGGTTTTTGTGGTCTAACTTGTTTGAGGAACTTATATGGGTTTCCAGCACACATGGATGGTGATCAGTGTAGTTTGGAAGAACTGGGGCCTCTCTCCCAGCTAGTGAACCTTATTATAAATTTTCTGGAGAATGTTGCTTCCACCTCATTTGCCACACAGGCCAGGCTTGGCGAAAAGAATTGTTTAAGAGATCTGTACATGAATTGCACAAGTAGACATGGAAATGATGGCTTGTTAGTAAATGTGGAAGGAGGGATCACTAAGGAAGAGCAGAGACGGATCGAGGAGGTTTTTGATGAGCTTTGCCCTCCACCATGCATAGAACACATTGACATCAGTGGGTATTTTGGTCAGCGATTCCCAAGGTGGATGATGCCAACAGCAGTTGCACCACTTAGGAGCTTGAGGACGCTAATGATGGATGACTTAGCCTGCTGCACAGAGCTTCCTAGTGGCTTGAGTCAGCTCCCTTGCTTGGAGCTCCTACAGATCATTCGTGCCCCGTCCATCAAGTGTGTTGGGCGTGAATTCTTGCAACTGAACAATCAGCAAGGGGTTGCATTTCCCAGATTGCAGAACCTGCATTTTGAGGGAATGGTTGAATGTGAGGAATGGGCGTGGGTGGAACAAGTGAAAGACATGCCTATCTTGAAGAACCTTCATATCAGTATGTACAAGTTGAGGCGCGTCCCTCCTGGCCTAGCCTTCCACACTAGGGATTTGAAGAAATTAGGCATATATGATGTCAAGCACCTAAGATATTTGGAGAACTTCACTTCTGTTGTCGACCTCGACGTGTTTAGTAACACTGACCTGGAGCGGATCAGTAATCTACCAAAACTGCAGAAGCTCGTCATCTTCAAGTGCCCAAAGATGAAGGTATTGTAGGGCATGCCTGCACTACAGAGACTCACTTTGGATGATTATGACATGGAAACAGTCCCCAGGTATCTGGAGGATGTAAACCCAAGGCATTTGCTACTACATTGTTCCTTACTGCTGCTCACTTCCATAGCAGCAGGGAAATCTGGTCCTGAGTGGAACAAGTTGAGCCACATCCAGCAAGTCAAAGCCCATGCACATGACAAAGGAAATCCAAGGAAGTGGTATGTGCTCTACACAAGGGATCCTTTCCTCTTTGCAGCAAGTATCAGCCGCTCTGCCATTAGCCAAGGTAAATTAATTTGGAGATACTCTGTTTTGCTTGTCTGTTCTTTTAGTTTCTTCTGGTCGATTCAATCGATCATCCACAGCCAACAGGTATCGCACGGCGCTTGCTTACATGAAAACATGTCCCATCCGAGATGAGCCGCTTTAAATCTGCTTTTCAAATGAACTATTTGCCATATCAACCATAACCAAAAAATAACTAACTTCAAAATCCTTCTCGGCTTGCAAAATAGCTTCATTGCAGTCAGTTTCATCAAATTGTTTCTTCCTAATAGAACGACGCTTTACTGGAAAGGATGCCTCTACCCCCATTTCAAGTGCAATTTCTGTGGCAGCAAACACACTATCAGCAAACCCACTCATCTAGATACGACAGAGTCCTTGATCTTCTGGATGCGTAGTTTGTTCCTCCACAGCAACTATTGCCCACTCATCTAGATTTCTTGAAGTGCTTGTATTACTTTTAAAGAATTTATCAATAGCTCCTCTTTGTGATTGTAACAAGTCATCTATCATTCTCTTCTTTTTTCCTTTCTCACTTCCATCCAGATGCGTGGTTTTTTGGCAACATGAGTTCAATGTAAATTTAGAAATTAGCAATGAAAATTATGTCATACTAGATTGAAGCCAACATCATAATAAAATTGAGTGCTAGTAAATTACCAGGTTGAGGACTAGAGAAAATGATTATTCACTGCCCTAGCTGCACAGTAAATTCGAAATCACAATTTCAGAGGAGTCCCATGTGGCCAAGACGCCAAGTCTTGTATTCTAAAGATTAAAGATTGGAGACAACAAAAAATTAAATATTGATTGAACATATATATTCCTGACATACATCAATCAAGGGCTTAGGGGCAATTGGGTACCTCCCAGAAGGCTCGAACGGAGAGACAGAGTAATCTCAGTTGGAGGACACCAGTGTGAGGACAAACGTTTGCCCCTGTGCCTACGCTTCAGGTAAATTTTCCTCCACGATATTAACATTTCATGGTGTCCTGTTAATTTCAGTTAACGTACTGGGGCAACACGTACGTGCAGATGCAACGCCTATCGTCATTTAGCTTTCATGAAGCCAACCACATCGCTTCCCCATCTTATCAGTGGACTGAAGCAGCAGTGTATTCTGCGAGCACACGGATTATTCTGGCCAGACATATCTAAGCCACAAGAGGAAAAGTCAAGGACTTACTGTGAATCAATGAATTTTGGACATTTTTTGGTGATCTGCATCTGTACCTTCGGTCAACTGCTTGTatgtaggaatacaaaaagaaaaCTTGCTctgttttcattttttgttcACTCTGCTTTCTTTAGCTTCCTCCAGTTCATGTACCCACCAAGCTAAGCTAGCATCTGAATTAGTCTTGTCATCCAAGGCATCAAACAAATGGGTCCATCGATCATCGACCGCCCATACAGCAAGTCTTCCTGTTTGCTGCCAAAGGACTTCACATCTATCGCTGTTCTTTTCATTCAATCTTTTCAATTAAAAACGGTTAAATTCCTACGTACCAGCAAAGAAATCGAGGATGGAAAGGAACGCAACAGTGTCACGATTGGTGTCTTTTACCAGATTACTGTGACATCCATTATTACCGTACCGTGGACGGAAGACGGCAGAGGAGACTTGCCAGGTCGTCGGCTGAATAATACAAATGCCGAGACACATCGGCCCACAGCCTGTTAGGTTTGTTTTGTCTAGTTGCTTGATGATGATGGCCGAGATTGGCCCTCTTCAGCGGTTCGACGAAACCGGGCCCGTTTCGAACCGTCCAAGCAAGTTCCGGCAGCGCTGAACAGTCGCCTACGGCCCTACGCTGTTCTCTGCCTGGACAGCGTTGATCGCACGAGCACC is part of the Miscanthus floridulus cultivar M001 chromosome 9, ASM1932011v1, whole genome shotgun sequence genome and encodes:
- the LOC136479507 gene encoding putative disease resistance RPP13-like protein 1; translated protein: MDGDQCSLEELGPLSQLVNLIINFLENVASTSFATQARLGEKNCLRDLYMNCTSRHGNDGLLVNVEGGITKEEQRRIEEVFDELCPPPCIEHIDISGYFGQRFPRWMMPTAVAPLRSLRTLMMDDLACCTELPSGLSQLPCLELLQIIRAPSIKCVGREFLQLNNQQGVAFPRLQNLHFEGMVECEEWAWVEQVKDMPILKNLHISMYKLRRVPPGLAFHTRDLKKLGIYDVKHLRYLENFTSVVDLDVFSNTDLERISNLPKLQKLVIFKCPKMKVL